A stretch of Limisphaerales bacterium DNA encodes these proteins:
- a CDS encoding class I SAM-dependent methyltransferase translates to MLFERSQASGSLGGDDPEAFLQHAAQNGWRPALEAEFGATSPGMLRAVAPNRTAWSYLFDLGPESRVLDLGCGTGGVACRLGKDHHVIAADKSPINAAFVKLRGEQESLPHFHAICADGVDLPIADAQLDLVCMIGSFEWMPTSWPNENPEAIHARVLSEVFRVLKPGGSLFLGIENRQYLGFALGVADPHARIRHVSYLPRDRANQLSLDLRSTPFLEYTYTRSEANTLLNNAGFANVDDYWLRPDYSTPNYIIPLNNEHIIKYFIEERLNPWDYQGGRSFVYKIFRMLPPREVAEHVEFFGFCARKPE, encoded by the coding sequence TTGCTTTTTGAACGCTCGCAAGCCTCCGGCTCGCTGGGCGGCGATGATCCCGAAGCATTTCTGCAACACGCCGCCCAAAATGGCTGGCGGCCGGCTTTGGAGGCTGAGTTTGGGGCGACTTCACCGGGGATGTTGCGCGCGGTCGCACCCAATCGCACGGCGTGGTCGTATCTCTTCGATCTCGGCCCCGAATCGCGCGTGCTGGATCTCGGCTGCGGAACCGGCGGCGTCGCGTGTCGACTTGGCAAAGATCATCACGTCATCGCCGCGGATAAGTCCCCTATCAACGCCGCCTTCGTCAAACTGCGCGGCGAACAGGAATCCCTCCCGCACTTTCATGCCATCTGCGCCGACGGCGTGGATCTCCCCATCGCCGATGCCCAGCTTGATCTGGTTTGTATGATCGGCAGCTTCGAATGGATGCCCACTTCGTGGCCAAATGAAAATCCCGAAGCCATTCACGCGCGCGTCTTGAGCGAAGTATTCCGCGTCCTCAAACCCGGCGGCTCCCTTTTTCTCGGCATCGAAAACCGCCAGTACCTCGGCTTCGCACTGGGCGTTGCTGATCCCCACGCGCGCATTCGGCACGTTTCCTACCTCCCCCGCGACCGTGCCAACCAACTCTCTCTCGATCTGCGCAGCACACCCTTTCTCGAATACACCTACACTCGCAGCGAAGCCAACACACTCTTAAATAACGCGGGCTTTGCCAACGTGGATGACTATTGGCTGCGCCCCGACTACTCGACGCCTAATTATATTATCCCGCTCAACAACGAGCACATCATCAAATATTTCATCGAGGAACGCCTGAACCCGTGGGACTACCAAGGCGGGCGATCCTTTGTTTACAAAATTTTCCGAATGCTCCCTCCCCGCGAAGTGGCGGAGCACGTGGAGTTCTTTGGCTTTTGCGCCCGCAAACCGGAATGA
- a CDS encoding sigma-70 family RNA polymerase sigma factor, whose translation MLLKLVLQSSPMKADPPLLETRSSLINRLKATINGESWEVFFNTYWELIYSVARRAGLSEADSQDIVQETILKVHKSLDRFKYNRSRGSFKGWLRTITRSRLAEHFKKQQRQPPTQQPREDEDDPLANLTDPQGPELDRIWGEEWSRSLIQRALAFLKEQVSLKQYQIFKCHCIDEWTVKETCDALNVNAAQVYMAKKRIGKIFAAKLERLKQEEE comes from the coding sequence ATGCTGCTCAAACTTGTGCTGCAATCTTCACCCATGAAGGCTGACCCTCCATTACTTGAGACCCGCAGCAGCCTCATCAACCGACTCAAAGCCACCATCAACGGCGAAAGTTGGGAAGTGTTTTTCAACACCTATTGGGAACTCATTTACAGCGTGGCCCGCCGTGCCGGGCTTTCTGAAGCTGATTCGCAGGACATCGTGCAGGAAACCATTCTCAAAGTTCACAAGAGTCTCGACCGTTTTAAGTACAACCGCAGTCGCGGCAGCTTCAAAGGCTGGCTGCGCACCATCACCCGATCGCGGCTGGCCGAGCATTTCAAAAAACAACAACGCCAACCACCAACCCAGCAACCCCGAGAGGATGAGGATGACCCGCTCGCCAATCTCACCGATCCCCAAGGGCCGGAATTGGATCGCATCTGGGGCGAAGAATGGTCGCGCAGCCTCATCCAGCGCGCGCTCGCCTTCCTCAAAGAACAGGTGAGCCTCAAACAATACCAAATTTTCAAATGCCACTGCATCGATGAATGGACCGTGAAAGAAACCTGCGACGCCCTCAACGTCAACGCCGCTCAAGTCTATATGGCCAAAAAACGCATCGGCAAAATCTTCGCCGCCAAGCTGGAACGCCTGAAGCAGGAAGAAGAGTGA
- a CDS encoding serine/threonine protein kinase: MGTSFNIPDYELVIEIARGSYGQVWLARNVLGTWRAVKIVQRSLFEDVRPYQREFNGIRHYEALSRGHDGLIDLLHVGRNEDDSYFYYVMELADDQVVGQRIQTADYAPRTLQSEMSARGPLPAEECIDLGAQLADALDYLHQNNLVHRDIKPSNIVFVSGQPKLADIGLVAGSGMTSFSTGTLGFLPSEGTGGPDADVYALGKVLYEISTGKDRNAFPDLPASARGLSGREKLMQLNPLLLRACASDDGDRFENASDFANALRQLNAPSVFAGPFNWRERRLIALATALALLLVISDALLIYLGTREVSEPDTAAQSPAPEAPLQGKYDSDQ, encoded by the coding sequence ATGGGAACAAGTTTCAACATTCCGGATTATGAATTGGTGATCGAGATCGCCCGTGGCAGCTATGGTCAAGTGTGGCTCGCCCGCAATGTGCTCGGCACGTGGCGCGCGGTGAAGATTGTGCAGCGTTCCCTGTTCGAGGATGTGCGCCCGTATCAACGTGAGTTCAATGGCATTCGCCATTACGAAGCCCTCTCGCGCGGGCACGATGGACTTATTGATTTGCTGCACGTGGGGCGCAATGAAGACGATAGCTATTTTTATTATGTAATGGAATTGGCCGATGACCAAGTGGTTGGCCAGCGAATTCAAACAGCCGATTATGCGCCACGCACGTTGCAATCCGAGATGAGCGCGCGCGGTCCTTTGCCCGCTGAAGAATGCATTGACCTCGGCGCGCAATTGGCCGATGCACTCGATTACCTCCACCAAAATAATCTGGTGCATCGAGACATTAAGCCCTCCAACATCGTTTTCGTAAGCGGCCAGCCGAAACTGGCTGACATCGGCCTTGTGGCGGGCTCGGGGATGACCTCATTTTCCACCGGCACATTGGGCTTTCTTCCAAGCGAAGGCACGGGTGGTCCCGATGCGGACGTGTACGCGCTCGGCAAAGTGCTTTACGAAATCAGCACCGGCAAAGATCGTAACGCCTTTCCCGATTTGCCGGCCTCCGCGCGCGGGTTGTCCGGACGCGAAAAGTTGATGCAACTCAACCCGTTACTATTGCGCGCATGCGCCTCCGACGATGGCGATCGCTTTGAAAACGCCAGTGATTTTGCAAACGCCCTGCGCCAACTCAATGCGCCCTCGGTTTTTGCCGGGCCCTTCAATTGGCGCGAGCGTCGCCTTATCGCCCTTGCGACTGCTTTGGCGTTGTTGTTGGTGATTTCTGATGCGCTTTTAATTTACTTGGGCACTCGAGAAGTGTCCGAGCCTGACACCGCAGCCCAGTCACCTGCGCCCGAAGCGCCGCTTCAGGGCAAGTATGATTCCGACCAATAA